ATTCCTTATCCGTGTTGGCAGGTTCGTCAGCCATTCAACTTCGCATTTGTAAAACTAAGCATCAGTAAGCCTCAGGACCCCGGCAAAAGGAGCCGAGAACTTGAGACAAAAGCGCGATGCTTGTACAGAAATTACAAAGAACGTGTCAATCGACGTTCAAAGAGATTGCTAGCGAACCGCGCAGCGTGGCATTCAGGCAACCGATGCGGAATGAACGCGAGCTAGCTTGCATCGCGCCTGAGCACTCTTGTCGAGAATGGCAAGCGGCGCTACGCGATCAAACGCTTTGAGGGACAGCACTCGAAGAGCTGGAACACACGAAATTCATGATCCAAGCGTTGATTTCTTCGAGCATTGGCGTGCGGAGCTCATCGCCCGCAGGAAAGTGCCGCACGTCGAGCTTCATCCCCGCGGTCCGCAGTAAGCGAACATCGCGATAGACGCTATCGACGTCGTAATGTTCGCTCTCGAGACCGTTACCCAGCATGACGGGCAGACGACGAGCCGCTTTGAAGCGACCCAAGGGAGAAAAGCCTGTTGGCATCGGCCCATTTAACGAGGCAACCCCGGCAAACCACTCGGGATGTCGCAAAGCGATCCGCAGGGCCATGGTACCGCCTGAACCGTACCCGACAACAAAGACTCGGTCCGGGTGAATGTTCTTTACCTGTTGGGCACGAGCGATGGCATCTTCGACTCGCTTAGCGGCCAGATCAATGTGTGTGGGATTCTGCCGCCAAGTGTAGAGACCGTCCTCTCCGTACATTCGATCGGTGCCACGCGGTGCGATGGCGACGTGATTTTGCAAGCTGAGACTCGCCATCACGCCGGTTAGTTCTCGCTCGCTACTACCGTGGCTATGCATCCAAACGATTAGCGGATAACGATATCCGGCCTCGTAACCCACGGGCGAAAACAGGTGATCGGTTGGCTCTTGGGCAATCCGACGCGATGGCTCAACGGTCTCGTCAGTCGTCCAAGTTGTCGGGCCTCCGTGAAATGAGGCGGCGGGAAGTTTTGAGGGAAGAGAAGCGAGAGCTGAAGACAGCATTCGATTCATATTTATCACCGGGGAGGGTCAAAGTCGGGTTATCTGTCGTCGAAGCACACAACAGGCCATCGATAATCAATCCGCGAAAGCAAGATTATTAGGCGAGGCGAGAACGGGTGTCAACGCCATTGGAGGAAGGAACACGATCAAAGATTCTTGCAAGGGCAATTTTGTCCGCGTACAACAGATTCGTAACCCGAAGCGTCAGCGAGGGGACACGCCAGCACGCATTGTCCCTCGCTTACGCTTCGGGTTACGAAATTCGCTTCTAAACGAGCCCACCCATAACTTCAACGAGCTCTTTGACGGCATCAACGCTCTTCTGAAACGCTGCTTGCTCGCTTTCAGTGAGTTCCAATTCGACGATCCGTTCGACACCGCCGTTTCCAAGGACCACGGGAACGCCGACGTAGTAGCCGCCAACGCCATACTCTTCGTCGCAATAGGCGGCACACGGGATCAGCCGTTTCTTGTCGCGGACGATTGCTTCAACCATCTGTGCTGTCGCCGCAGCGGGAGCGTAATAGGCACTGCCCGTTTTCAGGAGACCGACAATCTCCGCCCCCCCTTTGCGGGTACGGTCGATGATTTCCTCGAGCCGATCCGGTTTGATCAACTGGGTAACAGGTATCCCTCCTACCGAAGTGCAACTTGCTAGCGGCACCATCGTGTCGCCATGGCCACCCATCAGCAGGGCGGAAATGTCCTCGACACTGACTCCCAATTCCATCGCTAGAAACGTACGATAGCGAGCCGTGTCCAACACACCAGCTTGCCCTAGGACTCGTGCTGCTGGAAAACCGGTCACCTGTAGCGCCCGTTGCACCATCGCGTCCAGCGGATTGCTGACCA
The Lacipirellulaceae bacterium genome window above contains:
- the mdh gene encoding malate dehydrogenase → MRRAKISIIGAGNVGATTAHWCAAAELGDIVLVDIPGDFADMPRGKALDLMQASPVMGYDANITGTNDYADTAGSDVVVVTAGIPRKPGMSRDDLLATNAKIMGSVCEQIKSSSPDAVVIVVSNPLDAMVQRALQVTGFPAARVLGQAGVLDTARYRTFLAMELGVSVEDISALLMGGHGDTMVPLASCTSVGGIPVTQLIKPDRLEEIIDRTRKGGAEIVGLLKTGSAYYAPAAATAQMVEAIVRDKKRLIPCAAYCDEEYGVGGYYVGVPVVLGNGGVERIVELELTESEQAAFQKSVDAVKELVEVMGGLV
- a CDS encoding alpha/beta hydrolase-fold protein, with product MNRMLSSALASLPSKLPAASFHGGPTTWTTDETVEPSRRIAQEPTDHLFSPVGYEAGYRYPLIVWMHSHGSSERELTGVMASLSLQNHVAIAPRGTDRMYGEDGLYTWRQNPTHIDLAAKRVEDAIARAQQVKNIHPDRVFVVGYGSGGTMALRIALRHPEWFAGVASLNGPMPTGFSPLGRFKAARRLPVMLGNGLESEHYDVDSVYRDVRLLRTAGMKLDVRHFPAGDELRTPMLEEINAWIMNFVCSSSSSAVPQSV